The following proteins are encoded in a genomic region of Paenibacillus sp. FSL H3-0469:
- a CDS encoding alpha-mannosidase, which produces MLFTEEKLIKRQAEVEKYRYLKLQELTEFAFAEDEEGANGVYPESVSFDGIIRLQEHWRGRDRYIWLRTEVVLPPSQAGFKIAGRFDFGKTGDFNNSGFESLLFVNGSPYQGVDNNHREVIFGDEWGGQTVELAFRLWSGLEGGGVPRIQEHRLSEAFIGYLDEGIDDLFYMSKAALDTFRYLGRDQPEKQWLLRALNEAFRLIDWSEPGSPEHTASLYQAGASLNQAIEAMPQTFDVTLTAVGHTHIDVAWLWRLKHTREKTARSFSTVLRLMEEFPEYQFLQTQPQLYAYLEQDYPELFGRIKGKVKEGRWEAEGAMWLESDCNIPSGESLVRQIMLGKRYLREQFGVESKYLWLPDVFGYSWALPQILRKSGIDTFMTTKISWNQFNRMPHDTFWWRGMDGSEVLTHFITTSEKDGAEYTYNGRMTAGLLRGIWNSYQDKEINDHLMFAYGWGDGGGGPTREMLELRRRFDKLPGIPKIEMGSAGEYFTGLHERIGKTEAFVHTWNGELYFECHRGTYTSQARNKKYNRRLELLLRDAEWLHTLMGVRQGNLETAYPAAELTGIWEILLRNQFHDIIPGSSIAEVYEDSDAEYAEGEARSLALIHGVADANSSNKPDLQTFTLLNSSNWNRPRYALLPIDAADSVSVHNADRNRLWQQRTADGELLVYVPSVPALGTAVLKVVHGQAAVASQETQIQPLAAVSGNTLSTPLVEVVWNEHGHFTSMIDRKNGRELLAPGQRGNVLQVFEDKPLDFEAWDIDIFYQEKMTEITQLTGCELTENGPLRAVLRMTWTYHRTAVTQDIIFYRDTVRIDFRTEMDWHGHNQLLKVAFPVDIHALEATYDIQFGNVKRPTHWNTSWDYARFETVGHQWADICEKGYGIALLNDCKYGYDIKDSVLRLTLLKSAVHPDPQQDQGHHAFTYALYPHTGDFVEGRVVQEAWELNHPLRSVAGELEGNPLLYVDGAHVTVDAIKRSEDGKDVVLRLHEYAGSRTKVTIDSAYEIASWQECNLMEEPLGDWQEAEELSFQVKPYEIRTFRIKLRGTHVDEGGYGHWK; this is translated from the coding sequence ATGTTATTCACAGAAGAAAAGCTGATCAAACGCCAGGCTGAAGTAGAAAAGTATAGATATCTTAAGCTCCAGGAGCTTACAGAGTTCGCGTTCGCTGAGGATGAGGAAGGGGCTAACGGTGTATACCCGGAGTCGGTGTCCTTTGATGGCATCATCAGGCTTCAGGAGCATTGGCGCGGGCGGGACCGTTACATCTGGCTGCGCACGGAGGTTGTACTGCCGCCTAGTCAGGCAGGCTTCAAAATAGCCGGCAGATTTGATTTTGGCAAAACAGGGGATTTCAATAACTCCGGCTTCGAATCGCTGCTGTTCGTGAACGGCTCGCCTTATCAGGGCGTAGATAACAACCATCGGGAGGTAATCTTCGGTGATGAATGGGGCGGACAGACGGTAGAGCTGGCCTTCCGGCTGTGGTCGGGACTTGAGGGCGGCGGAGTGCCCAGAATTCAGGAGCACCGGCTCAGTGAAGCATTTATCGGCTATTTGGACGAGGGCATTGATGATCTGTTCTACATGTCGAAGGCGGCGCTCGACACCTTCCGTTACCTCGGCAGAGACCAGCCGGAGAAGCAGTGGCTGTTAAGAGCGCTGAATGAGGCCTTCCGTCTGATCGACTGGTCGGAGCCGGGTTCGCCAGAGCATACGGCTTCGCTGTACCAGGCTGGTGCCAGTCTGAATCAGGCGATAGAGGCGATGCCGCAGACTTTTGACGTAACGCTTACCGCTGTGGGCCATACCCATATTGATGTTGCCTGGCTGTGGCGGCTTAAGCATACCCGCGAGAAGACTGCCCGTTCCTTCTCCACTGTATTACGGCTAATGGAGGAGTTCCCGGAGTACCAGTTCCTGCAGACGCAGCCTCAGTTGTACGCTTATCTGGAGCAGGATTATCCGGAGCTGTTCGGGCGGATCAAAGGGAAGGTTAAGGAAGGACGCTGGGAAGCGGAAGGGGCAATGTGGCTGGAGTCGGATTGTAATATCCCGTCCGGCGAGTCGCTGGTCCGCCAGATTATGCTGGGCAAACGCTATCTCCGTGAACAATTCGGCGTAGAGAGCAAATACCTGTGGCTGCCGGATGTCTTCGGATACAGCTGGGCGTTGCCGCAGATTTTGCGCAAATCGGGCATTGACACGTTCATGACGACCAAAATCAGCTGGAATCAGTTCAACCGGATGCCGCATGACACCTTCTGGTGGCGGGGGATGGACGGCTCAGAGGTGCTGACGCATTTCATCACGACCTCCGAGAAGGATGGGGCTGAATACACCTATAACGGACGGATGACGGCTGGGCTGCTGCGCGGGATCTGGAATTCCTATCAGGATAAGGAGATCAACGATCACCTGATGTTCGCATACGGCTGGGGTGACGGGGGCGGCGGGCCGACGCGGGAGATGCTGGAGCTTCGCCGGCGCTTCGACAAGCTTCCGGGCATTCCGAAGATTGAGATGGGCAGTGCCGGAGAGTATTTCACCGGACTGCATGAACGGATCGGGAAGACGGAGGCGTTCGTACACACCTGGAACGGTGAGCTGTATTTCGAATGCCACCGGGGCACTTATACCTCGCAAGCCCGCAACAAGAAATATAACCGCCGCCTGGAGCTGCTGTTGCGCGATGCCGAGTGGCTGCATACGCTGATGGGTGTAAGACAGGGGAATCTTGAAACCGCTTATCCTGCGGCTGAACTGACCGGGATCTGGGAGATTCTGCTGCGCAACCAGTTCCATGATATCATCCCCGGTTCGTCGATTGCTGAGGTCTACGAGGACAGTGATGCTGAATATGCAGAAGGCGAGGCGCGCTCACTTGCTCTGATCCACGGTGTGGCTGATGCTAATAGCAGCAATAAGCCAGACCTGCAAACGTTCACTCTGCTGAACAGCTCGAATTGGAACCGTCCGCGTTATGCACTGCTTCCAATAGATGCCGCAGATTCCGTAAGTGTTCATAATGCTGACAGGAACCGTCTGTGGCAGCAGAGGACGGCAGACGGGGAATTGCTGGTCTACGTTCCGTCTGTGCCTGCACTGGGTACGGCGGTGCTGAAGGTAGTTCACGGGCAAGCAGCTGTGGCCTCCCAGGAGACGCAGATTCAGCCGCTTGCAGCCGTATCCGGCAACACGCTGAGTACACCGCTTGTGGAAGTGGTGTGGAATGAGCATGGCCACTTCACTTCAATGATCGACCGGAAGAACGGCCGCGAGCTGCTGGCTCCCGGGCAGCGCGGGAATGTACTGCAGGTGTTCGAGGATAAGCCGCTGGATTTTGAAGCGTGGGATATCGATATATTCTACCAGGAAAAGATGACCGAGATTACTCAGCTGACCGGATGTGAGCTGACCGAGAACGGCCCGCTGCGGGCCGTGCTGCGCATGACCTGGACCTATCACCGTACAGCGGTCACCCAGGATATTATCTTCTACCGCGATACCGTGCGGATTGATTTCCGTACAGAGATGGACTGGCATGGGCATAACCAGCTGCTGAAGGTGGCCTTCCCGGTGGATATTCATGCGCTGGAGGCTACTTATGATATTCAGTTTGGCAATGTGAAGCGCCCTACACACTGGAATACGAGCTGGGATTACGCCCGCTTCGAAACGGTGGGCCATCAGTGGGCGGATATCTGCGAGAAGGGCTATGGGATAGCGCTGCTCAACGACTGCAAATACGGCTATGACATCAAGGACAGCGTGCTCCGGCTGACGCTGCTTAAGTCGGCGGTTCATCCCGATCCGCAGCAGGATCAGGGGCATCATGCCTTTACGTATGCACTCTATCCGCATACCGGTGATTTCGTTGAAGGCAGGGTCGTCCAGGAAGCATGGGAGCTGAATCATCCGCTGCGCAGTGTAGCAGGTGAGCTGGAAGGGAACCCGCTGCTCTATGTTGACGGCGCACATGTGACAGTGGATGCTATCAAACGTTCGGAGGACGGCAAGGATGTGGTGCTGCGTCTGCATGAATATGCAGGTTCACGTACGAAGGTTACTATAGACAGCGCTTACGAGATCGCCTCCTGGCAGGAATGCAACCTGATGGAGGAGCCGCTGGGAGACTGGCAGGAAGCAGAGGAGCTGAGCTTCCAGGTGAAGCCGTATGAGATCAGAACGTTCAGAATCAAGCTGCGCGGAACGCATGTAGATGAAGGAGGTTATGGACATTGGAAGTAA
- a CDS encoding alpha/beta hydrolase: MSKINFTESLLRVIISLIGLPFTGIQAALSKYFLHKYKAPGEMISAGTHLLHAIVTGNGTSNLPTILLESGMGGCALDWSLVQPALAKHTKVLSYDRAGFGWSTTPISEPTCEGYVRDLRELLTQLELEPPYILVGHSYGGMIMRLFASKYPEEVSGIILVDSTHEQRFIESTFNQIRYEERLRHLKRLRMGYLLSPIGLPRLLKQPIGAKRLPPPVQQKVSALGYRNNAYKAAYLESLCTIESALQLIESEPLDSELPVTVLSAGRQNEDWQQSQQKLLQLTAKTRQIIATDSWHSIQLYKPQAVVDSVLSLLRDNHRNQTDKQASI; encoded by the coding sequence ATGAGCAAAATTAATTTTACCGAAAGCCTGCTTCGCGTCATTATTTCTCTGATCGGACTTCCATTCACAGGGATTCAGGCCGCTCTGTCCAAATATTTTCTACATAAATATAAGGCTCCAGGAGAAATGATCTCAGCGGGAACACACCTTCTTCATGCAATTGTTACCGGCAATGGCACAAGTAATCTGCCAACGATCCTATTAGAATCAGGAATGGGTGGTTGTGCTCTGGACTGGTCGCTGGTTCAGCCCGCATTAGCCAAACATACCAAGGTCCTCTCCTATGACCGGGCCGGGTTCGGTTGGAGCACTACACCTATCAGTGAGCCGACTTGCGAAGGTTATGTTCGTGATTTGCGGGAATTACTAACGCAGCTTGAATTAGAACCCCCATACATCCTTGTAGGGCACTCCTATGGCGGAATGATCATGCGGCTGTTTGCTTCTAAGTATCCTGAAGAGGTCTCCGGGATTATTCTGGTGGACTCCACACATGAGCAAAGATTCATAGAATCCACTTTTAATCAAATCAGATATGAAGAACGGCTGCGGCATCTGAAAAGACTAAGAATGGGTTATCTTTTATCCCCCATAGGGTTACCCCGTCTATTAAAACAACCTATTGGTGCAAAACGGTTACCTCCACCTGTCCAACAAAAAGTGAGTGCTCTGGGATATCGGAATAATGCGTATAAAGCGGCCTATCTGGAATCTCTCTGCACTATAGAAAGTGCCCTCCAATTAATAGAGTCAGAGCCTTTAGATTCGGAATTACCAGTCACCGTATTATCCGCCGGAAGGCAAAATGAAGATTGGCAACAATCACAGCAGAAGCTCCTCCAGTTAACCGCAAAAACCCGGCAGATCATCGCCACGGATAGCTGGCATTCCATTCAACTGTATAAGCCGCAAGCTGTCGTAGATTCGGTGCTGAGTCTATTAAGAGATAATCACCGCAACCAAACAGACAAGCAGGCGTCTATTTAG
- a CDS encoding DinB family protein, which yields MKTILSMMDHLYWADGRIMDALEASHTRDAELLKLVRHVAVAEQVWLSRLQGKSSMQYWLWEEAEDLTAVRRLFEANAEQYRSYVQELEESALDRMVDYTTQSGIPFLTSVRDILLQVLLHGQYHRGQINRALRMEGAEPAPVDYIAFSRL from the coding sequence ATGAAGACGATCCTATCCATGATGGACCATCTGTACTGGGCGGACGGCCGGATCATGGACGCGCTCGAAGCGAGTCATACGAGGGACGCAGAGCTTCTGAAGCTGGTGCGGCATGTGGCGGTGGCGGAGCAAGTCTGGCTGTCACGCTTGCAGGGCAAGAGCAGCATGCAATATTGGCTATGGGAGGAAGCGGAAGACCTGACAGCGGTCCGGCGGCTGTTCGAAGCGAATGCAGAGCAATACCGCAGCTATGTGCAAGAGCTGGAAGAATCCGCGCTGGACAGGATGGTTGATTATACAACTCAGAGCGGAATTCCGTTCCTGACCTCCGTCCGGGACATCCTGCTGCAGGTGCTTTTACATGGGCAATATCACCGGGGGCAGATCAACCGTGCCCTCCGGATGGAAGGAGCAGAGCCTGCCCCTGTTGATTACATCGCCTTCTCAAGGCTTTAA
- the iolG gene encoding inositol 2-dehydrogenase yields MVKPIVVGIIGAGRIGRLHADNLRAMPSFKLKSIAEAMMSEELLAWAESRGLGSVFAAGEDILNDPEIEAVFICTPTDSHASWIERAALAGKHIFCEKPISLSSEETRRALQAAEDAGVLLQVGFNRRMDPSFRKLKRLVQSGELGNPHIVKITSRDPQPPGEAYVRSSGGMFMDMTIHDFDMARYLVGSEVAEVYTRGANLIDPMFGRCGDVDTAVITLTFVNGAICVIDNSRKAVYGYDQRVEVFGTLGSATADNCRPTTVEVSTATSVTRDQPEHFFLERYNQAFMEEIVAFARSVRLQEPVICSGRDGEAAQLIAEAARESYLSGLPVKLSVTAAEAGFSELQAL; encoded by the coding sequence ATGGTTAAACCGATTGTAGTTGGCATTATCGGTGCGGGAAGAATCGGACGCCTCCACGCAGACAATCTGCGTGCGATGCCGTCGTTCAAGCTGAAGTCCATTGCTGAAGCTATGATGAGTGAGGAATTGCTGGCCTGGGCAGAGAGCAGGGGGCTTGGCTCTGTTTTTGCTGCGGGTGAAGATATACTGAATGATCCTGAGATTGAAGCGGTGTTCATCTGCACGCCGACCGATTCGCATGCGTCGTGGATTGAGCGGGCCGCGCTTGCGGGTAAACATATCTTCTGTGAGAAGCCGATTAGCCTCTCCTCGGAAGAGACCCGGCGGGCCTTGCAGGCGGCAGAGGACGCTGGTGTGCTGCTGCAAGTAGGCTTCAACCGCCGGATGGACCCCAGCTTCCGCAAGCTGAAGCGGCTGGTTCAATCTGGGGAACTGGGAAATCCGCATATTGTGAAGATCACCTCGCGTGACCCGCAGCCTCCCGGTGAGGCTTATGTTCGGTCTTCGGGCGGAATGTTCATGGATATGACGATTCATGATTTCGATATGGCCCGTTATCTGGTAGGCAGTGAAGTGGCCGAGGTCTACACCCGGGGGGCGAATCTGATTGATCCGATGTTCGGCCGTTGCGGGGATGTGGACACCGCCGTCATTACACTGACGTTCGTGAACGGGGCGATCTGTGTGATCGACAACAGCCGGAAGGCCGTATACGGATATGATCAGCGGGTCGAGGTGTTCGGAACGCTGGGTTCTGCGACGGCTGACAACTGCCGCCCGACGACGGTGGAGGTATCCACCGCGACTTCGGTTACCCGCGATCAGCCGGAGCATTTCTTCCTGGAGCGCTATAACCAGGCATTTATGGAGGAGATTGTTGCGTTTGCCCGTTCGGTAAGGCTGCAGGAGCCGGTGATTTGCAGCGGCCGTGACGGCGAAGCCGCACAGCTCATTGCTGAAGCAGCCAGAGAATCGTATCTGAGCGGACTTCCCGTCAAGCTGTCTGTAACTGCTGCGGAAGCAGGGTTTTCTGAACTGCAAGCCTTGTAA
- a CDS encoding glycoside hydrolase family 88 protein, which yields MEVTEKQAVPVSCVSKEEVMQKLDLVTNKLLKLGRPDNEAELQNLGEDAERRGYFARDFGMEEWDWPQGVGLYGLQKLDRHFGDGRYAEYTKPWMARQMEKGLPSRNINTTAPLLSLMELEEAGELSLEWIEWLMHGLPRTLEQGYQHVTTGTQKHEVSLHENEIWIDTLFMAILFTAKMGVKYDNPEWRETSLHQLLLHIKYLYDKKTGFFFHGWHFAERHNFSEAFWCRGNGWFALGLPEYLELMRPYLADGVFSYLQQTLQAQAEALLACQSGDGLWHTLLDDSGSYTETSGSAAIAAGILNSVRRGLLPEVYSEPALRAIRAILDRIDGEGTVLGVSGGTPIGAAKEDYKGIIIAPMAYGQAMALVALGEALHYC from the coding sequence TTGGAAGTAACAGAGAAGCAAGCGGTGCCGGTTAGCTGTGTGAGCAAGGAAGAGGTTATGCAGAAGCTGGACCTGGTCACAAATAAGCTGCTGAAGCTGGGCCGGCCGGATAATGAAGCGGAATTGCAGAACCTGGGGGAGGATGCGGAGCGCCGGGGGTATTTTGCCAGGGACTTCGGGATGGAAGAGTGGGATTGGCCGCAGGGTGTGGGGCTGTATGGCCTGCAAAAGCTTGACCGGCATTTCGGGGATGGCCGCTATGCGGAATACACCAAGCCGTGGATGGCCCGGCAGATGGAGAAGGGACTGCCCAGCCGGAATATTAATACAACTGCCCCGCTGCTGTCGCTGATGGAGCTGGAGGAGGCCGGGGAGCTGAGTCTCGAATGGATAGAATGGCTGATGCACGGCCTGCCCCGGACGCTGGAGCAAGGCTATCAGCATGTGACTACGGGGACTCAGAAGCATGAGGTCTCGCTCCATGAGAACGAGATCTGGATTGATACACTGTTCATGGCGATTCTGTTCACTGCCAAAATGGGTGTGAAGTACGACAACCCGGAGTGGCGCGAGACCTCGCTGCATCAGCTGCTGCTGCATATTAAATATTTGTATGACAAAAAAACCGGCTTCTTCTTCCACGGCTGGCATTTTGCAGAGCGCCATAACTTTAGCGAAGCCTTCTGGTGCCGCGGCAACGGCTGGTTTGCCCTCGGCCTGCCGGAATATCTGGAGCTGATGCGGCCCTATCTGGCAGACGGAGTCTTCAGCTATCTACAGCAGACGCTACAGGCCCAGGCCGAAGCCTTGCTCGCATGTCAGAGCGGGGACGGATTATGGCATACCCTGCTGGATGACTCTGGCAGCTATACCGAAACCTCCGGTTCGGCTGCGATTGCCGCCGGTATTCTGAACAGTGTGCGCCGGGGGCTGCTCCCGGAGGTCTACAGCGAACCTGCTCTGCGGGCAATCCGTGCCATCCTGGACAGAATTGACGGTGAAGGCACAGTGCTCGGTGTGTCCGGCGGGACTCCCATCGGCGCAGCGAAGGAAGATTACAAAGGGATTATCATTGCCCCCATGGCCTACGGCCAGGCGATGGCATTGGTCGCGCTGGGTGAAGCGCTGCATTACTGCTGA
- the iolB gene encoding 5-deoxy-glucuronate isomerase: MSDLLIKAGAPDKDGCIAAVSPESAGWKYVGFEVYQLQAGATLERDSGGNEICLVLLAGKADIVVDGERFADIGGRMSVFEDRAPYAVYVPAGAHYEVSALTELELGVCLAPGSGKYPARLITPSDAAIEDRGYGSMTRKVVNILPEHSVAESLLVVEVRTGGGNWSSYPPHKHDQDNLPAESYLEETYYHRVNPGKGFVVQRVYNDDRSLDETIAVPDKSIVLVPEGYHPVSAPPGYDSYYLNVMAGPVRTWVFHNDPDHEWLFKPGAGAPAGEE, from the coding sequence ATGTCTGATTTACTCATTAAAGCCGGAGCGCCTGATAAGGATGGCTGTATCGCTGCGGTCAGCCCGGAGAGCGCCGGATGGAAATATGTCGGGTTTGAAGTGTACCAATTGCAGGCCGGGGCTACCCTGGAACGTGATAGCGGTGGGAACGAGATCTGCCTGGTACTGCTGGCGGGCAAAGCAGATATAGTGGTGGATGGCGAGCGGTTCGCCGATATCGGCGGACGGATGTCGGTCTTTGAAGATAGAGCTCCTTATGCGGTATATGTTCCGGCGGGGGCGCATTATGAGGTTAGCGCATTGACAGAGCTGGAGCTTGGGGTCTGCCTTGCTCCGGGAAGCGGCAAATATCCGGCACGGCTGATTACCCCGTCAGATGCGGCAATCGAGGACCGCGGCTATGGCAGCATGACCCGCAAAGTCGTTAATATCCTGCCGGAGCACAGCGTGGCCGAGAGCCTGCTGGTGGTTGAGGTGCGCACGGGCGGCGGCAATTGGTCCAGTTATCCGCCGCACAAGCATGACCAGGATAACCTGCCGGCCGAATCCTACCTGGAGGAGACGTACTATCACCGGGTCAATCCCGGCAAGGGCTTCGTGGTGCAGCGGGTCTACAATGATGACCGCAGCCTCGACGAGACGATTGCTGTCCCGGATAAAAGCATCGTGCTGGTGCCGGAGGGTTATCACCCTGTCTCAGCGCCGCCGGGATATGACTCATATTATCTTAACGTAATGGCCGGACCTGTCCGCACGTGGGTGTTCCACAATGATCCCGATCATGAGTGGCTGTTCAAGCCGGGTGCAGGTGCGCCTGCGGGGGAAGAGTGA
- a CDS encoding GrpB family protein, whose product MKIRLSDYNPDWVRLYQQEAEFLTTIFTDEIVRFEHFGSTSVPGLKAKPVIDMMCIVKDIARIDSYNDKMTLLGYDAAGDWGIPGRRLFRKGGEARTHHIHCYQADNPQIDRHLIFRDYLRAHPEEAARYSQFKQELADRFEDTSQYGPAKKAFVSAMEQQALSWFQAMR is encoded by the coding sequence ATGAAAATCAGACTTAGCGACTATAATCCAGACTGGGTCAGACTTTATCAGCAGGAGGCTGAGTTTTTAACTACTATTTTCACAGATGAAATTGTACGTTTCGAGCACTTTGGAAGCACCTCCGTACCAGGCCTGAAAGCCAAACCCGTGATAGATATGATGTGTATTGTAAAAGACATAGCCAGAATCGATTCTTACAACGATAAGATGACACTGCTCGGATATGATGCAGCTGGAGATTGGGGGATTCCCGGCAGAAGGCTATTCCGCAAGGGCGGTGAGGCGAGGACGCATCACATTCATTGTTATCAGGCAGACAATCCTCAGATTGACCGGCATCTTATATTTAGAGATTATTTGCGAGCGCATCCGGAAGAAGCGGCAAGATACAGTCAGTTCAAGCAAGAATTAGCGGATCGCTTCGAGGATACCAGCCAGTACGGCCCGGCCAAAAAAGCATTTGTGAGCGCGATGGAACAACAGGCGCTTTCTTGGTTCCAAGCTATGAGGTGA
- a CDS encoding phosphotransferase: MQAQILQFLNNTYPVQLSNMEAVTNEMYRCHSEKGTFFARITNYKTYEEQLAEVNWTTYLFNRGVRVPEVVPTEQNSLISTLLLDEESKFVILFRAAAGIHLPRAKWDKTILRTLGQQIGRMHQVSKEYQQSEAAQPIPHWYDNDEYDFLKYIPAEERAIRDIAKDVLKQIRMLPKDEANYGLIHGDLWLNNTLVDSDSALTMIDFQDCERHYYAYDLAVPIYSALEYSFAGGQNLMDYKRAITKAITDGYKEEHPLSAEMSRKLPLFMRLKELFVYNLMHMYWNFEELSEEQVRILNLYRSKIEFMHT, translated from the coding sequence ATGCAAGCACAAATATTGCAATTTCTCAATAACACCTATCCTGTTCAACTCTCCAATATGGAGGCCGTTACCAATGAAATGTACCGTTGCCACTCGGAAAAGGGGACCTTCTTCGCCCGAATTACGAATTATAAGACCTATGAAGAACAATTAGCTGAAGTGAACTGGACTACTTATCTGTTCAACCGGGGCGTACGGGTGCCGGAGGTTGTACCTACTGAACAGAATTCGCTTATCAGCACCCTGCTGCTGGATGAAGAATCGAAGTTCGTAATCTTGTTCCGGGCGGCAGCTGGAATCCACCTGCCCCGGGCCAAATGGGACAAAACCATACTCAGAACCCTGGGACAGCAAATAGGCAGAATGCATCAGGTGAGCAAAGAATATCAGCAGTCTGAAGCTGCCCAGCCGATTCCGCATTGGTATGATAACGATGAATATGATTTTCTCAAGTACATTCCTGCCGAAGAGCGGGCCATACGGGATATTGCGAAGGATGTGCTCAAGCAGATCCGAATGCTGCCCAAAGATGAGGCGAACTACGGCTTAATCCACGGTGACCTATGGCTGAACAATACCCTGGTGGACAGTGACTCTGCGCTGACGATGATTGATTTTCAGGATTGCGAACGGCATTATTATGCCTATGATTTAGCTGTGCCCATCTATTCTGCACTGGAGTACTCCTTCGCGGGGGGACAGAACCTCATGGACTATAAGCGTGCGATAACTAAGGCAATCACGGACGGATATAAGGAAGAGCATCCCCTCTCCGCTGAGATGTCCAGAAAACTGCCGCTGTTTATGAGACTGAAAGAGCTGTTTGTGTACAACCTGATGCATATGTATTGGAACTTCGAGGAGCTTAGCGAGGAGCAGGTGCGGATTCTGAATCTGTACAGAAGCAAGATTGAGTTCATGCATACGTGA
- a CDS encoding alpha/beta fold hydrolase, whose amino-acid sequence MIGRIIRVLEGSPRLVISIFHPAIGGDPVKGIDLYAPCQAEAAKLLTEMGVDLDNLNIASVTTGGALAPKTEGYPVILLSPGFGVERDMYLGVISKLAAKNYVVVTISAPLESVFTVFPDGSYLKQAPEMAELASSDYPGWSRLLHNRIQYINAVMDVLETLNRSDTELAGLFDLDKVAVMGHSLGGAASLEAAKQDRRIKAAVLLDPSFHLIRREDEPSSVPVLLLRQEASAYREMAASMNETIASDYIDGQRYAFNSLNNAYFYRVNGAQHMSFSDIPLHYSDYHAVPVHAVTAEAATAFMEAVFNKRDLPPNAASQLSETVISINSEGDPAET is encoded by the coding sequence ATGATTGGGAGAATCATTAGAGTTCTGGAGGGAAGCCCCAGACTCGTTATTAGCATTTTTCATCCGGCAATCGGGGGAGATCCGGTGAAGGGTATAGACCTGTACGCACCTTGCCAGGCAGAGGCAGCTAAGCTTTTGACAGAGATGGGCGTTGATCTGGACAACCTGAATATTGCCAGTGTAACCACAGGCGGGGCATTAGCTCCAAAAACAGAAGGGTATCCCGTCATCCTCCTCTCCCCTGGATTCGGGGTTGAACGTGATATGTATCTCGGAGTGATTTCCAAGCTAGCCGCTAAAAACTACGTGGTAGTTACAATTAGCGCTCCGCTTGAGTCCGTGTTCACCGTATTTCCAGACGGCAGTTATCTTAAGCAGGCACCTGAAATGGCGGAGCTGGCGAGCAGTGACTACCCCGGCTGGTCCCGTCTGCTCCACAACCGGATTCAATATATAAACGCAGTTATGGACGTTCTTGAGACGCTTAACCGCTCCGATACTGAGCTTGCCGGGCTGTTCGATCTGGATAAGGTTGCTGTCATGGGACATTCGCTCGGAGGTGCCGCCTCCCTTGAGGCCGCCAAGCAGGATCGCCGGATTAAGGCTGCTGTCCTGCTTGATCCCAGTTTTCACCTCATACGCCGGGAAGACGAACCCTCTTCTGTTCCAGTTCTGCTGCTGCGGCAAGAAGCTTCGGCGTACCGGGAGATGGCAGCATCTATGAATGAGACTATTGCATCCGATTATATCGACGGGCAGCGCTATGCCTTCAACTCTCTGAACAACGCCTATTTCTATCGGGTAAACGGGGCTCAGCACATGTCTTTTTCCGACATTCCGCTCCATTACAGTGATTATCACGCAGTCCCCGTTCATGCTGTTACCGCAGAAGCTGCAACCGCATTCATGGAGGCGGTATTTAATAAGAGGGATCTGCCTCCGAATGCAGCATCACAGCTCAGCGAAACCGTCATTTCCATCAATTCAGAGGGTGATCCTGCAGAAACCTAA
- a CDS encoding GNAT family N-acetyltransferase codes for MEIRALHTGEQAPTELLLLADPAPKLVEDYVARGQCFVAEKDNRVIGVYVLLPTRPETAELVNIAVNEAFQSQGIGKQLVNHAIQEARQLGFKTLEIGTGNSSIGQLALYQKCGFRITGIDKDFFIRHYSEPIYENGMQVVDMIRLSQDL; via the coding sequence ATGGAGATCAGAGCATTACATACGGGTGAACAAGCACCTACCGAATTGCTTTTATTGGCCGACCCTGCACCGAAGCTGGTTGAGGATTATGTAGCAAGAGGGCAATGCTTCGTTGCTGAAAAGGATAACCGTGTAATAGGTGTCTATGTATTGCTGCCTACCCGGCCGGAGACCGCTGAGCTGGTCAATATTGCAGTGAATGAGGCGTTCCAGAGCCAGGGAATCGGGAAGCAGCTGGTGAATCACGCCATTCAGGAAGCCAGACAGCTCGGCTTCAAAACTTTGGAGATCGGCACAGGCAACTCCAGTATCGGCCAGCTTGCACTATATCAGAAATGCGGCTTCCGGATCACCGGGATCGACAAGGATTTTTTCATCAGACATTATAGTGAGCCCATCTATGAGAACGGGATGCAGGTGGTGGATATGATCCGCCTGTCTCAAGATCTGTAA